Within the Zea mays cultivar B73 chromosome 10, Zm-B73-REFERENCE-NAM-5.0, whole genome shotgun sequence genome, the region TGTGCGGTGCCTGCAGACTGGCAGAGGCAGGTAGTGGTGGTGTGGTGCAGTGCAGCTagcagcagagagagagagatctcATCTGATTTGTACCGGTAACTTTCCAGGGCACCAGGAGCCAATAGTGACCCTGCAGTTCTAGTGCTGCAAGGGACAACCAGAGGACAAGTGCCAGGAATTCCACAGCAAACGCCACACTGCCATGTCCCCTGCGGCCGGCCCGGCCCCCTGAATCTTTCTCAATTGCTGCATTATTTCTGAAAGAGACACTTCACATCTCCTTTCATCATTTTGCTTTGCTAATTTGCGAACTTGGAATTCACATTGGAGACTAATTTAACTGATGATGTATGGTAAACAGGGAAGAAAAAGGAGGAATTCAACAAGATGTGATATACCTCTTCATCACTATAACCATACAGTACTAAAACTGGCTACTACTACAAGCTACAAACTGCAGTAGAGTAACTAATACACCGGTGGTGTGTATAGAACAACAAATAAATTAAATAATTTACATGCTGGTAGGTCAATGAAAAATAAAGAGAGCCTCTTCTTCCATCAACAGGTTGCTACTATACACCAAGCTAGCGGCCATAGCTGCAGTAAAAAAAATCCCCTCTAGGGCTCACTCACTTCTTCCCTACTGATGGGAGGGCTCCATGTTTTTTTTTTTACTCAACTCACTCTCACCGTATTACTACTAATGTACCTGGCAGGCAAAGAACAAATTAATGAACAACGAACCAAGGGGATTGGACTGACTAACTAAAACACCATGAACGAACAAGTGTATCTGTCTGTGTGTCTGTTTGTGTGTGCTTCAGTAATTAAGTTAGCTTCATTCGTCGTCGTCATGCTGGTGGGTCGGATTAGAAGACGACGGAGATGCAGCGCCTGTGGCAGGCGCCGGCCCTCTTCGTGGGCTTGGTCTCCTCCCTCCAGACGTTGCCGAGGTCCTTGGCAATGCGCACGGCGTCGGTGGAGGCGCCCAAGAGACCACGCCGGGTGAAACCCACGGCGTAGAGCCCAGATTGACCCTTCCACCCGTGAGGGAAGGCCGTCTTGGGGTATCCTTCCTTGTTGAAGGAATCGTTGCTGCTCTGAAAGAATTAATTGGAGATGGAGATTGATCAGATCAACAATGTTCTAGCAATGGAACAGTAGTACATACTTGGATATTATTGGCATTCGAATTATTGGATTTACGGATTTACCTCGAGCCACTGGGGAACGTTGCTGCGGTatccggtggcgaggatgacggcgTCGAAGTCAAGAGTGCGTCCGTCGGCGAGCTCAACCTGGCCGCCCTTTCCGAAACGTGTCACGGCAGGGACGACGGCGATATCTCCGGCACGGATGCGCGCGAGCGCGCCGGTGTCGAGGACGGGTGTGCGGCCGTGTGTCTCCTTGAGCTCGAGCGGGCCGGCGGCGGGGCGTCGGAGGCCGAGCTTGGCGAGGTTGCCCAGGACGAGCCAGGCGAGGATGACCATGATCTTGTCGACGAGCCAGAGCGGGAGCCAGCGCCTGAGGAGCACGGCGAGCTGGAAGGTGGACTTGCCGAGCACCTCACGGGGGAGGACGTGCACGGCGTCGCGCACGACCATGGCCGGGCGGGCCCCGTGGTCGGAGAGGTCGAGCGACACCTCCATCCCGGAGTTGCCGCAGCCGACCACGAGCACGCGCTTCCCGGCGTAGGCCTCCCCTGACTTGTAGTCGCTGACGTGGGTGACCTTGCCGTGGAAGCCGCCGAGACCCGGGATGTCGGGCACGACGGCCTCGGCGTTCTCGCCGGTGGCGACGACGAGCCAGCGGCCGATGTACTCCACGTCGCCACCGTTGGCGGGCGCCGAGGTGGTGACGCGCCAGAGGCCCGACGTCTCGTCGTAGCGCGCCAACACCACCGTGGTGCTGAACTCCGGCCTGATCTCGAACCTGGCGGCGTAGTCCTCGAGGTAGTCGATGAACTGGCGGCGGGTGGGGTACTCCGGGTAGTGGTCGGGGAAGGGCATGCGCGGCAGCTCGCAGAACTGCTTGGGCAGGTGCAGCTTGAGGCGGTCGTAGGTGCGCCTCTGCCACAGCGACGCGATGCAGTCGGCGCGCTCCAGCATGACGTAGGGGACGCCCTGCTCGCGCAGGCACGCCGCCACGGCGAGACCCGAGGGCCCCGCGCCCACGATGATGGGGCCGTTCACCCACTGGCAGCGCGGGGAGAAGAGGCTGTCCATGCGGTCGGTAGGAAGGAGCCCCATGGCTGATGTGTGGCTTTCAATCTCTGAGGTCGTCTGAGAGccttaggtggtggtggtgactgGTGATCGATGATCAGTATGTTCTTCTGATGAGAGCTCGAGCTAGTAGCTAGCTAGGATGTGATGTTCTCTTGTAGTTGCTGGTGGGAGCTGGAAGAGATGTTGTTGTGTTGGTGGTTTGGGGGCTGGACTAGGGGGTGTTatatagggagagggagagacgaGTTGGTGTGCATGTGAAGTAGAGaggaaacggagggagtagtggTGCGGTTGCTGCTGCTTTAGGTGGTGGAGAGGAGATCGAGGGGAGGCACTGCGCGCGGCGCGGCCTCATCACCCTTGGCATCTGCATGACTGCATGATGATAATGAACGATCACGGCAATGCAGTAGCTACAACGAACGAACGAGCAGGCAAATAAAGTAGTGGGCATGCATGGCAGGCCGGGGAAGATTACATGGAGATCGAAAGCATATCTAATTATCGTCACTACGGTAAAATATAGAATGTCCAACACGGCCAAAACCGTTGGATATAAAGGTTAAACCGTCGGAAATAGTCTATTTCCGACGGCCAAATCCTTATCTCCGACGGTACCCAGCCCTCGGCCGTAACTGGTCGGAAATAGTGTTATTTCTGACGGTGACCGTCGGACATAGGCTACCTTCGACAGCCACGCCAGGCCGTCGAAGATAACTCTCGTCAACCGTTTTAACGACTACTTGTGGGGCCTACaacccttatgtccgacggcctagcgtaggccgtcggacataacgaaTTTCAGCAATTGCAAAAAAAATCATGTTTTTATAAATTTTTGATATTTACAGAAAAAATCACATATTGCATACACATATACACAGATTTCATATACAACCACATATTTACATTCACAAACATCAattcacataagtattcacattcacaaatttaacagcACCACATTCACAAACATATAGTCCCAAATAGTTGCAACAAGTCTTTTACATCAACATATAGTTCCAAATTAAAAACTGACATAGTTCGACACATAGTCTTTGACATGAACAGTGACAGTTCTAAATCAAACACATTTGATGAACTATCACTCATATCCATCACCTGGTTGGTTCAAGTTATAGCCACTT harbors:
- the LOC100281570 gene encoding Probable indole-3-pyruvate monooxygenase YUCCA5, with product MGLLPTDRMDSLFSPRCQWVNGPIIVGAGPSGLAVAACLREQGVPYVMLERADCIASLWQRRTYDRLKLHLPKQFCELPRMPFPDHYPEYPTRRQFIDYLEDYAARFEIRPEFSTTVVLARYDETSGLWRVTTSAPANGGDVEYIGRWLVVATGENAEAVVPDIPGLGGFHGKVTHVSDYKSGEAYAGKRVLVVGCGNSGMEVSLDLSDHGARPAMVVRDAVHVLPREVLGKSTFQLAVLLRRWLPLWLVDKIMVILAWLVLGNLAKLGLRRPAAGPLELKETHGRTPVLDTGALARIRAGDIAVVPAVTRFGKGGQVELADGRTLDFDAVILATGYRSNVPQWLESSNDSFNKEGYPKTAFPHGWKGQSGLYAVGFTRRGLLGASTDAVRIAKDLGNVWREETKPTKRAGACHRRCISVVF